From a single Lewinella sp. LCG006 genomic region:
- a CDS encoding T9SS type A sorting domain-containing protein, with translation MRNLHITALRVAVILLLTTQMVTSLQAQIQQVWPGDINDNGIVNGVDLLYHGVAEGNIGPERTETGSTWEGYAPAPSWQNNFSDGINFSNADVNGRGMVEQGDRKVLWRQNYGNTHGTINPDLYSIGDAAWDPVLQLNASSSSLEAGDVLTLDLSLGDASRSVEHFFGITFTIKFDPQYFADELTAPLWNPNVFSLNLLPNTWLNGNNGNGAEAFIQLNNEAGEIEVVILRKELGETNGHGDIASIMIIVEDIALLEDINTGITVEKIKMVDQNLIEYPVAGSTEHITILANSQALTTTNHDDLPENAVANREQTNDGNELLFEDTVPTGEEENFEINVYPNPVVNQLTIATSGENNVLESVQLFSAAGQLLTNQQPKEAEETQVDMTNLPKGNYFLQLTTSNGTTVRQVTK, from the coding sequence ATGAGAAATTTACACATTACTGCCCTTAGGGTAGCGGTCATTTTATTGCTAACAACCCAAATGGTTACAAGCTTGCAGGCTCAGATTCAGCAGGTTTGGCCGGGAGATATTAATGATAACGGCATTGTTAATGGTGTCGACTTGTTGTATCACGGAGTAGCAGAAGGAAATATTGGTCCGGAAAGAACAGAAACGGGCTCAACATGGGAAGGCTATGCACCTGCACCTTCCTGGCAAAATAATTTTTCAGACGGCATCAACTTTAGCAATGCTGATGTGAACGGCCGTGGTATGGTAGAGCAGGGAGATCGTAAGGTATTATGGCGACAGAATTACGGCAATACCCACGGAACAATCAATCCCGATCTTTACAGTATAGGTGATGCAGCATGGGATCCGGTGTTGCAATTGAATGCCAGTAGCAGCAGCCTTGAGGCAGGAGATGTGCTGACTTTAGACCTCAGTTTGGGAGATGCCAGTCGGTCAGTGGAGCATTTTTTTGGGATCACTTTTACCATAAAGTTTGATCCACAATATTTTGCCGATGAGCTGACGGCACCACTTTGGAATCCCAATGTATTCAGCCTGAATTTGTTGCCAAACACCTGGCTCAATGGAAACAATGGCAACGGCGCAGAGGCTTTTATTCAGCTCAACAACGAAGCCGGGGAGATCGAAGTGGTCATCTTGCGCAAAGAACTAGGGGAGACAAATGGACATGGAGATATCGCTTCTATCATGATTATTGTAGAAGATATCGCCTTGCTGGAAGATATAAACACGGGGATTACGGTGGAGAAGATCAAAATGGTAGATCAAAACCTCATTGAATATCCCGTTGCTGGAAGCACTGAGCACATTACGATTTTGGCGAACTCACAGGCACTTACAACAACAAATCATGATGATTTGCCTGAAAATGCCGTCGCCAACAGAGAGCAGACAAATGATGGCAATGAGCTTTTATTTGAGGATACGGTGCCTACAGGCGAAGAAGAAAATTTTGAAATAAATGTCTACCCCAATCCGGTAGTCAACCAATTAACGATAGCCACCAGCGGAGAAAACAATGTGCTGGAAAGCGTACAATTGTTCTCCGCAGCAGGCCAATTGCTGACCAATCAGCAGCCAAAAGAGGCTGAAGAAACCCAGGTGGATATGACCAATTTGCCGAAAGGCAATTACTTCCTCCAACTGACCACCAGCAATGGCACAACGGTAAGACAAGTAACCAAATGA
- a CDS encoding efflux RND transporter permease subunit produces MNIPQFSIRNYQLTLTLFAMLLLAGLASFLGMPQQEDPVLDIPNTLIIAVYPGANPHDIESQVVDPIEEAIKELDDLKELRTVIRDGTAVTEVEFEFGVDADDKYDQIQRQLNQLGDVLPDDLYSLEARQINTNTVNIFQIALISDEANYRQLFQEAERIKTKIETVNGVRKVEIEAYPEEEVRLALDPVKMTQANLSIDDIERAIAGTNANIPGGAVKVANKLFAVKTSGAYEDLEQIRQTVVGVYNGKMVYLKDVADVDFSYEDERWLARYNGQRAIYINVTQKKGVNIFDVSEPIKTSLAAHSLPGDMQVAYVFDQSVGVQDRISGFIGNLGQGILLVGIIIFLLLGVRSASLVMLAIPLSIMIGLLVVDGMGYTLQQMSIAGLIVALGLLVDNSIAITENIERLLGKGYTPARAAAEGTQQLVTPIGSATLTTVLAFVPIVLMPDVTGAFIAALPITVIATLLASYLVAIMLTPFLASRFLKARPENQKNSWLFERMGSFIQGPYTRTLQWVNRNKWTTLSLAGLSFVGALALFPLVGVSFFPKAEKPQMRITVNLPKGTNLDATDRAVTYVEQTLQEYDQVDYYAANVGHGNPRIYYNIAPTNYSNTYGELFVTLKSYEVDEFYALLSELRTRFGEYTAARIEVKEFVQGPPSKAPVEIQIKGNNLEELQTIARRVERIVKQTPGAVNVSNPLRENSTDLHFSINRDKAMLFGVPLFTVDKTIRSFVNGNAVGVFRDTEGEDYNIVLRYEAGENFQLSDFDRLSIPTMTGKFLPLRQVANITFEEAPSQIEHYDNQRVTTILADLENGYTLDAVIADIDAQLVQEEWVKDYPYTYLGDLANRNNSFGGMGVASLLAILLIIGVLIIQFKSFTQPLIILTALPLAMIGSILALLFTGISFSFTAFIGLTSLIGIAINNSIVLVDYANSVRAEGATIAEAAIQAGQVRFIPIVATTLTTILGLLPLTLNGGSLWAPMGWTIIGGLLTSTTLVLLIVPILYQLFTREEVVAN; encoded by the coding sequence ATGAATATTCCTCAGTTTTCTATCCGCAATTATCAGCTCACGCTGACGCTTTTTGCCATGCTCTTGCTGGCTGGCTTAGCTTCTTTTCTGGGCATGCCCCAGCAGGAAGATCCGGTGCTGGATATCCCCAACACCCTTATCATTGCGGTTTATCCGGGAGCTAACCCACACGACATTGAGAGCCAGGTCGTCGATCCTATCGAAGAAGCGATCAAGGAACTTGATGACCTCAAGGAGTTGCGCACCGTCATCCGCGACGGGACGGCAGTGACGGAGGTGGAGTTTGAATTTGGTGTTGATGCTGATGATAAGTACGACCAAATCCAACGTCAGCTCAACCAACTGGGGGATGTGCTTCCGGACGATCTTTACAGTCTTGAAGCTCGCCAGATTAATACCAATACCGTAAACATATTTCAAATTGCCCTGATCTCCGACGAAGCCAACTACCGCCAACTTTTTCAGGAAGCAGAGCGCATTAAGACCAAGATAGAAACGGTCAACGGGGTTCGTAAAGTAGAAATCGAAGCCTATCCCGAAGAGGAAGTACGCCTGGCTTTGGATCCCGTAAAAATGACCCAGGCCAACCTGAGCATCGACGATATCGAACGCGCCATTGCCGGCACCAATGCCAATATTCCCGGTGGTGCCGTAAAGGTTGCCAACAAACTTTTCGCAGTCAAAACCTCTGGTGCCTACGAAGACCTGGAGCAGATTCGCCAAACCGTAGTGGGGGTCTACAACGGCAAAATGGTTTACTTGAAAGATGTCGCTGATGTTGATTTCAGCTACGAAGACGAGCGCTGGCTCGCACGATACAATGGCCAGCGCGCTATTTACATCAATGTCACCCAGAAAAAAGGAGTCAATATTTTTGATGTGAGTGAGCCCATAAAAACGTCCCTGGCAGCACACTCCCTCCCCGGTGACATGCAGGTGGCCTATGTTTTCGACCAATCAGTGGGCGTACAAGATCGTATCAGCGGCTTTATCGGCAATCTCGGGCAGGGTATTCTACTGGTAGGAATCATTATTTTTCTATTACTAGGTGTGCGTTCAGCTAGTCTGGTCATGCTGGCTATCCCACTCAGTATCATGATCGGCTTGCTCGTCGTCGATGGCATGGGCTATACCCTACAGCAAATGTCGATCGCTGGGCTCATCGTAGCATTAGGTTTACTGGTAGACAACTCTATAGCTATTACCGAAAACATCGAACGCCTGCTGGGCAAAGGCTACACACCCGCCCGCGCAGCCGCCGAAGGCACCCAACAATTGGTGACGCCCATTGGCAGTGCCACGCTTACTACCGTATTGGCTTTTGTGCCTATCGTGCTGATGCCCGATGTTACCGGAGCCTTTATTGCCGCATTACCCATTACGGTCATTGCCACCTTGCTGGCCTCTTACCTGGTTGCCATCATGCTCACGCCTTTCCTTGCCAGCCGTTTCCTCAAAGCGAGGCCTGAAAATCAAAAGAACAGCTGGCTATTCGAGCGCATGGGGAGCTTTATCCAAGGCCCTTACACGCGCACACTACAATGGGTCAACCGCAACAAATGGACTACCCTGAGCCTGGCTGGCCTCAGCTTTGTGGGTGCGCTTGCGCTGTTTCCGCTTGTGGGGGTCAGCTTTTTCCCCAAAGCAGAGAAACCCCAGATGCGCATCACCGTCAATTTGCCGAAAGGCACCAACTTGGATGCTACCGACCGTGCCGTCACTTACGTCGAACAAACGCTCCAGGAATACGACCAGGTCGACTACTATGCTGCCAATGTTGGCCACGGCAATCCACGTATCTATTACAACATCGCCCCTACCAATTACAGCAATACCTACGGAGAGCTTTTCGTCACGCTCAAATCTTATGAGGTCGACGAATTCTATGCCTTGCTCAGTGAATTGCGAACCCGCTTTGGGGAATATACCGCCGCCCGCATCGAAGTAAAAGAATTCGTCCAGGGGCCGCCCAGTAAAGCTCCTGTAGAAATACAAATCAAAGGCAACAACCTCGAGGAGCTGCAAACCATTGCCCGCCGCGTCGAGCGCATCGTTAAGCAAACACCAGGTGCCGTCAATGTTTCCAACCCTTTGCGCGAAAACAGCACTGATCTTCATTTCAGTATCAACCGAGACAAAGCCATGCTCTTTGGCGTCCCTCTCTTTACGGTCGACAAAACCATCCGCTCCTTCGTCAATGGCAATGCCGTAGGGGTTTTTCGTGACACCGAGGGCGAAGATTACAACATCGTGCTCCGCTACGAAGCTGGCGAAAACTTTCAACTCTCGGATTTTGACCGTCTGAGCATTCCTACCATGACTGGCAAGTTCCTCCCTCTCCGGCAGGTGGCCAATATCACCTTCGAAGAAGCCCCCAGCCAGATTGAGCACTACGACAACCAGCGCGTGACTACCATCCTCGCCGACCTCGAAAATGGCTACACCCTCGACGCAGTCATTGCCGACATCGACGCCCAGCTTGTTCAAGAAGAGTGGGTCAAAGATTACCCCTACACCTACCTCGGCGATTTGGCCAACCGCAACAATTCTTTTGGTGGCATGGGGGTGGCCAGTCTTTTGGCTATCTTGCTTATTATCGGAGTACTCATTATCCAATTCAAGTCGTTCACCCAACCGCTCATCATCCTTACGGCCTTGCCTTTAGCCATGATCGGTTCTATCTTGGCCTTGCTCTTCACGGGTATTTCTTTCTCCTTCACGGCTTTTATTGGTCTCACCAGCCTCATCGGCATCGCTATCAACAACAGCATTGTTCTGGTCGACTACGCCAATTCCGTCAGGGCCGAAGGGGCCACCATTGCAGAAGCCGCCATACAAGCCGGGCAGGTACGTTTCATTCCCATTGTGGCCACCACCCTCACCACTATCCTGGGGCTTTTACCCCTCACCCTCAATGGGGGCTCGCTGTGGGCACCTATGGGCTGGACCATCATTGGCGGACTCCTTACCTCAACCACCCTGGTCTTGCTGATCGTCCCCATCCTTTACCAGTTATTCACCCGCGAAGAGGTGGTAGCAAACTAG
- a CDS encoding ATP-binding protein, producing MIRVVVLFLLLLASPLLGQRTGDSSLLSVNDGLSQGMIFDIQQSRDGFMWIATKDGLNRYDGYRFTVYTNDPFDPFSIVSNEVWKIFEDSRGWLWLACPGGLDVLTPSSERFFHILPDLEGYNGDSVTFTETPDGTIWMTVTGKCWKIVVPPNCLEQAVATGDASPDLPAVLIERQGTLFSTIFFTGDERLLVGSTQGVFEVDPSTGTLYEKVLSGISVGIVGEDDQGRIWLVELAPDLEGLFHHAKYDMWLWAPASGPPQPIACLPYGRFRFDHQGNLWAWKTTDNIFRKWTPDKFLSGAAPDQTWINDQPFSQNSSYFPTTIAFDRSGNSWVGTNGFGVIKINFQYPGFNSYLPSTSQRMITEGPDGNFYLQSDHRQQYSSYAFQHGHPSPWAIPKSISEKIAVIVFDGQGNCWANKDADVLYRVGTSTQPGKPYPWQARGLLASRSGMLLGVREEGLQVFDPVTTYSRLVPFDRHQSFPTDFRYSHFMYEDPTGTLWIFAFRGLIEARPAGDGYDYLYYENNSADRNSLSNNTILSVAADPLEPARYLWVGTKGGGLNRLDRETGNFRHYKTEQGLPDNVVYGILPDEGGHLWLSTNRGLCRFHTKEETVRNFTVADGLQSNEFNQSSYLRTRDGHLVFGGINGLTVFHPDSLQFNERRPAMAITRVWVNNQPASLRIKDETQDLPPLLIRNVEQALELKLTHRQNLVSLEFAALEFSNSARNQYRYQLIRQKALHKTETEAWVDLGYDNRVQFANLRPGRYTFKVLGSNNDGAWSEQPAVLAFTITPPWWATWWAFLLYFLLTGASLYLLYRYQLRQRLQLQEAERLKELDQFKNRFFTNITHEFRTPLTVILGVTNQLRTKDSALTQRESPHKLDLIRRNGENLLRLINQLLDLAKLESDELRINYVLGDVLPYLRYVAESLHSLANVRNVMLQVRSDHTPIMMDYDPERLQQIVYNLLSNAIKFTPSGGQVILEAKATTDEQRGRHLILRVSDTGVGIADSDLPRIFDRFQQADHLAQAHTGGTGIGLALTRELVHAMGGEISVDSKLGEGTIFQVVLPIHRRAPMTAQGETDPVNEAKEYLQELAASPANAKDGRPQLLIMEDNPDVVEYLSSCLRDTYELTFAYNGRIGIETALEQVPDLIISDVMMPEKDGFEVCDTLKNDERTSHIPIVLLTARAGVEDRIAGLRRGADAYLAKPFHEEELRVTLENLFDLRRRLQQKYQDTVFEITTAPTTTASAADPESEFLVRARSAVIKHLADASFTVGDLCQELAMSQPQLHRKLTALTGKNATLFIRSLRLAQAREMLVASGKNVSEVAYEVGFSDPKYFSRVFTEEFGLPPSKVKV from the coding sequence ATGATACGTGTCGTCGTGCTGTTTCTTTTGCTGTTAGCCAGCCCGCTTCTTGGGCAAAGGACAGGCGACTCCTCCCTGCTTTCCGTAAACGATGGACTGTCGCAGGGCATGATCTTCGACATTCAGCAGAGCCGCGACGGCTTCATGTGGATAGCTACGAAGGACGGGCTCAATCGCTACGACGGTTATCGCTTCACGGTCTATACCAATGATCCTTTCGATCCCTTTTCCATTGTTTCCAACGAGGTTTGGAAGATTTTTGAAGACAGCCGGGGCTGGCTCTGGCTAGCCTGCCCGGGAGGACTGGATGTGCTTACCCCCTCCTCTGAACGTTTTTTTCATATCCTTCCTGATTTGGAGGGCTACAATGGCGATTCCGTCACATTTACCGAAACTCCGGATGGGACGATATGGATGACCGTCACTGGTAAATGCTGGAAAATCGTAGTTCCTCCCAACTGTCTGGAACAGGCGGTCGCTACGGGTGATGCTTCTCCTGACCTGCCGGCTGTATTAATCGAACGTCAGGGCACCTTGTTCAGCACGATTTTTTTCACCGGGGATGAACGGCTGTTGGTGGGTAGTACCCAGGGGGTGTTTGAGGTGGACCCAAGCACCGGAACCCTTTACGAAAAGGTACTGAGCGGGATCTCCGTGGGCATCGTTGGCGAAGATGATCAGGGACGTATTTGGCTGGTTGAATTGGCACCCGATCTGGAGGGCCTTTTCCACCATGCAAAATACGATATGTGGCTCTGGGCGCCAGCTTCCGGACCACCCCAGCCGATAGCTTGCCTGCCTTACGGTCGCTTTCGCTTTGATCATCAGGGCAATCTCTGGGCCTGGAAAACCACTGATAATATTTTTCGAAAATGGACTCCAGACAAATTCCTCAGTGGAGCGGCTCCAGATCAGACCTGGATCAATGACCAACCTTTTAGTCAAAATTCCTCTTACTTTCCGACTACTATTGCTTTTGATCGTTCCGGCAATTCCTGGGTGGGAACCAATGGCTTCGGTGTCATCAAGATCAATTTCCAATATCCTGGATTCAACAGCTACCTGCCGTCAACCTCCCAGCGTATGATCACCGAAGGTCCGGACGGCAATTTTTACCTCCAGTCTGATCATCGTCAGCAGTACTCGTCGTATGCTTTCCAGCATGGACATCCCTCGCCCTGGGCAATTCCCAAGTCCATCTCAGAAAAGATCGCCGTCATTGTTTTCGACGGGCAAGGAAACTGTTGGGCCAATAAGGATGCTGACGTACTTTACCGTGTTGGCACATCTACCCAGCCCGGCAAACCTTACCCCTGGCAGGCACGGGGTTTGCTAGCCAGCCGTAGCGGCATGTTACTAGGCGTACGGGAGGAAGGGCTCCAGGTCTTTGATCCCGTCACAACCTATAGCCGTTTGGTCCCTTTTGACCGGCACCAATCGTTTCCGACCGACTTTCGGTATTCTCATTTCATGTATGAAGACCCGACCGGTACCTTATGGATATTTGCCTTCAGGGGATTGATAGAAGCCCGGCCAGCTGGCGACGGTTATGATTACCTGTACTATGAAAACAATTCGGCCGACCGCAATTCCCTGTCTAACAATACCATTCTGAGTGTTGCTGCCGACCCACTCGAACCTGCCCGCTACCTTTGGGTGGGCACTAAGGGTGGTGGGCTCAATCGTCTGGATCGGGAGACGGGCAACTTCCGACATTACAAGACCGAACAAGGCCTGCCTGACAACGTAGTCTACGGAATCCTGCCCGATGAGGGAGGGCACCTGTGGCTGAGTACCAACCGTGGCTTGTGCCGCTTCCATACCAAGGAGGAAACCGTCCGTAATTTTACGGTGGCCGACGGACTGCAAAGCAACGAGTTCAACCAGTCGAGCTACCTCCGCACCCGGGATGGTCACCTGGTGTTTGGAGGCATTAACGGACTGACGGTTTTTCACCCCGACAGCCTGCAGTTCAATGAGCGTCGGCCAGCCATGGCCATTACCCGGGTTTGGGTGAATAACCAACCAGCCAGCCTCCGGATCAAAGATGAGACGCAGGATTTGCCTCCCTTACTGATCCGAAACGTGGAGCAGGCGCTGGAACTGAAGCTGACGCACCGTCAAAATCTGGTCTCCCTGGAGTTTGCCGCTCTCGAGTTCTCCAATTCAGCGCGAAATCAATACCGCTACCAGCTGATTCGCCAAAAGGCCCTGCATAAAACGGAAACGGAAGCCTGGGTAGACCTTGGTTATGACAATCGAGTGCAGTTTGCCAACCTGCGGCCGGGCCGCTATACCTTTAAGGTGCTGGGCAGCAACAACGACGGCGCCTGGAGTGAGCAGCCGGCTGTACTTGCTTTCACTATTACTCCCCCCTGGTGGGCAACCTGGTGGGCCTTTCTGCTTTATTTTCTGCTAACAGGGGCAAGTCTTTATTTGCTCTATCGTTATCAGTTGCGCCAACGTCTGCAACTACAGGAAGCCGAACGACTGAAAGAACTGGATCAGTTCAAGAACCGCTTCTTCACCAATATTACCCACGAGTTTCGCACGCCGCTGACGGTCATTTTGGGGGTTACCAACCAGTTGCGCACGAAGGACAGCGCATTAACCCAGCGCGAATCACCGCACAAACTGGACCTGATCCGGCGCAACGGTGAAAATCTCCTGCGCCTGATCAATCAACTGCTCGACCTGGCCAAGCTGGAATCCGACGAGCTCCGGATCAACTACGTGCTGGGAGACGTGCTGCCCTATCTCCGCTACGTAGCCGAGAGCCTGCACTCCTTAGCCAATGTCCGCAATGTCATGCTCCAGGTCAGGAGTGACCATACTCCAATCATGATGGACTACGATCCTGAACGCCTGCAACAGATAGTGTATAACCTGTTGTCGAACGCCATCAAATTCACGCCTTCCGGCGGCCAGGTCATTCTGGAGGCCAAAGCAACAACCGATGAGCAACGGGGCCGCCATCTGATCTTGCGGGTAAGCGATACCGGGGTGGGCATCGCCGACAGTGATCTACCCCGCATCTTCGACCGCTTTCAGCAGGCTGATCATCTGGCCCAGGCTCATACTGGTGGTACTGGCATTGGTCTGGCCCTGACCCGCGAGCTCGTTCACGCCATGGGTGGCGAGATCAGTGTGGACAGCAAGCTGGGAGAGGGAACGATCTTTCAGGTAGTACTTCCTATCCACCGCCGTGCGCCAATGACTGCGCAGGGCGAGACCGATCCGGTAAATGAGGCTAAGGAATATCTACAGGAACTAGCTGCTAGCCCGGCAAACGCCAAGGACGGACGCCCCCAGCTTCTGATCATGGAGGACAACCCCGATGTGGTGGAGTATTTGTCTTCCTGCCTGCGAGACACCTATGAGTTAACATTTGCCTACAACGGCCGGATCGGCATCGAAACGGCATTGGAACAGGTGCCTGACCTGATCATCAGTGATGTGATGATGCCCGAAAAGGACGGTTTCGAAGTGTGTGATACCCTTAAGAACGATGAGCGCACGAGCCATATCCCCATTGTCTTGCTAACAGCCCGAGCGGGGGTGGAGGATCGCATTGCCGGCCTGCGGCGGGGTGCCGACGCCTATCTGGCCAAGCCGTTCCACGAAGAGGAATTGCGCGTCACGCTGGAGAACCTGTTCGACCTGCGGCGACGGCTTCAGCAGAAATACCAGGATACCGTTTTCGAGATCACGACAGCACCCACAACCACTGCATCCGCCGCTGACCCTGAAAGTGAATTTCTGGTGCGAGCCCGGTCAGCCGTCATCAAGCACCTTGCTGATGCCTCCTTCACCGTTGGCGATCTTTGCCAGGAACTGGCCATGAGCCAGCCCCAACTGCACCGTAAGCTGACGGCGCTGACGGGCAAGAACGCCACCTTGTTCATTCGTTCCCTGCGCCTCGCCCAAGCCAGAGAAATGCTGGTGGCCAGCGGGAAAAACGTCAGCGAAGTAGCTTATGAGGTTGGCTTCTCTGACCCCAAGTATTTCAGTCGGGTCTTCACCGAGGAATTCGGTCTGCCACCCAGTAAGGTGAAAGTTTAG
- a CDS encoding TolC family protein, giving the protein MRALSLLLLLGVLLPYLPGQSLDQYVQIALDNNLELAQKDLSYQEAQAQLEQAKALFWPQLGINGRFSVAQGGRTIDIPAGDLVNPAYQNLNALNQHLSGNDPTYPVFPNYGTINNESINFLRATEQETVVRLSMPIFNNSMVRNRQIKESMLAASGSELAGFRRQLQRDVKQAYYLYSQAHYGRKIYEDALRLVEENLRTTQSLQTHHQVTAADVYTAQAQVASVQQQLAVAVQQEQSAQAYFNTLLRREYTTPIYIEEQPTISVDAIVGLEAAQQQAWQQREELEQLNFYLAAAEENRKLASGNRLPTVNLQADYGIQGTTYSFTGEDDFFLGSLVVQVPLFNKATTAKVQEAQLAQQRLLQQKAAAEQQIGLQVINQYYALQAAQTQVQLAQEQKTAAAEAFRLQKRLYEQGQSNLVTFTNARTTLTTAEQQLIINRYNYLQQLADWQWAVGD; this is encoded by the coding sequence ATGAGAGCCTTAAGCCTATTGTTATTACTGGGAGTGCTCCTCCCCTATTTACCCGGTCAGTCCTTAGACCAATACGTACAAATAGCCTTGGACAACAACCTGGAATTAGCCCAGAAGGACCTTAGCTACCAGGAAGCCCAAGCCCAACTGGAACAAGCCAAAGCTTTGTTTTGGCCCCAACTGGGAATCAATGGTCGCTTTAGTGTGGCCCAAGGTGGGCGCACGATTGATATTCCGGCGGGTGACCTCGTCAATCCAGCCTATCAAAATCTCAATGCCCTCAACCAGCACCTTTCGGGGAATGATCCTACTTACCCCGTATTTCCCAATTACGGTACCATAAACAATGAGTCAATCAATTTCCTCCGCGCTACGGAACAGGAAACGGTGGTCCGTTTGAGTATGCCTATTTTCAACAATTCAATGGTCCGCAATCGTCAGATCAAAGAAAGCATGCTGGCTGCTAGTGGCAGTGAGCTAGCTGGATTTCGCCGTCAGCTACAGCGTGATGTGAAGCAAGCTTACTATCTGTATTCACAGGCACATTACGGTCGGAAAATCTACGAAGATGCGCTACGGCTGGTAGAAGAGAATTTGCGCACGACCCAAAGCCTACAGACCCATCATCAGGTGACTGCGGCCGATGTGTATACGGCCCAAGCCCAAGTAGCTAGTGTACAGCAACAATTGGCTGTAGCCGTACAACAAGAACAATCTGCACAAGCTTATTTTAATACCCTCCTGCGTAGGGAATATACGACTCCCATCTATATCGAAGAGCAGCCTACCATATCCGTAGATGCTATTGTAGGCCTGGAAGCCGCCCAACAGCAAGCCTGGCAGCAACGGGAAGAATTGGAACAGTTGAATTTCTACCTCGCTGCTGCCGAAGAAAACCGAAAACTGGCCAGCGGCAACCGGCTCCCTACCGTCAATTTGCAAGCGGATTATGGCATCCAGGGCACTACTTACAGCTTCACCGGGGAGGATGATTTCTTCCTTGGTTCGCTGGTGGTCCAGGTGCCCTTATTCAACAAAGCTACTACTGCCAAAGTACAGGAAGCACAACTGGCCCAACAACGTTTGCTTCAGCAAAAAGCTGCTGCGGAACAGCAGATCGGCCTCCAGGTCATCAATCAATACTATGCTTTGCAAGCTGCCCAAACCCAGGTTCAGCTGGCTCAAGAGCAAAAAACAGCCGCAGCGGAAGCCTTTCGTTTACAAAAACGACTTTACGAACAAGGCCAGAGTAACCTCGTCACTTTTACCAATGCCCGAACAACCCTCACTACGGCTGAGCAGCAGTTGATCATTAACCGCTACAATTACCTCCAACAACTTGCCGATTGGCAATGGGCGGTGGGAGACTAG
- a CDS encoding efflux RND transporter periplasmic adaptor subunit, translating to MKNILAILALAIVISACTTQAQNRQPTADAKKVVAATATQINYQPTVFATGPLAAAAEAKLSFKTGGIIAKVLVREGQKVRKGQLLAELRLDEIQAQQQQANLGEDQAAISLENARLALKLAERDYRNVAGLYADSVATLEQLENVEVQLNNAKNQLAAAEKGLAFRQQGVEVAQFNLRYSSIVAPADGIILRQFAETNELVGPGNPVFLFGSRQEAQVLKVAVTDKDIIHLNLGDSATIHFDAYPEVTFLGFVRELAGTSDPFTGTFAVEVELAPQTLQLVNGFIGSVTIQTQERHSLISIPVDGLLKADGAIGQVMVIDQGQARLREVNIQQLQQNQLLLQQGLTAGEMVITAGASYIEEGDRVEAF from the coding sequence ATGAAAAACATCTTAGCCATCCTCGCTCTTGCGATTGTGATCAGTGCTTGTACGACACAGGCGCAAAATCGCCAGCCTACTGCGGACGCGAAAAAAGTAGTCGCAGCCACTGCTACGCAAATCAACTACCAGCCTACTGTTTTTGCTACTGGCCCCTTGGCTGCTGCAGCGGAAGCGAAACTAAGCTTCAAAACGGGCGGCATCATCGCTAAAGTACTGGTGAGAGAAGGGCAAAAAGTACGCAAAGGACAGCTCTTGGCCGAACTTAGGCTCGACGAAATACAGGCCCAGCAACAACAGGCCAACCTTGGCGAAGACCAAGCTGCTATCTCGTTGGAAAACGCCCGTCTTGCCCTGAAATTGGCTGAACGCGATTACCGCAATGTTGCTGGTCTTTACGCCGATAGCGTAGCAACCTTGGAGCAATTGGAAAATGTAGAAGTACAGCTCAATAATGCTAAAAACCAGTTGGCTGCTGCCGAAAAAGGACTTGCTTTTCGCCAACAAGGCGTAGAAGTTGCCCAATTCAATCTACGTTACAGTAGCATTGTCGCGCCAGCAGATGGTATTATCCTGCGCCAGTTTGCCGAAACCAATGAGCTGGTCGGACCTGGCAACCCCGTCTTTCTGTTTGGCAGTCGCCAGGAGGCTCAGGTCCTTAAAGTGGCCGTTACCGACAAGGACATTATTCACCTGAACCTGGGCGACAGCGCTACCATCCATTTTGATGCTTATCCAGAAGTAACCTTCCTTGGCTTCGTGCGCGAACTGGCAGGCACTTCAGATCCCTTTACCGGCACTTTCGCGGTAGAAGTTGAGCTTGCCCCGCAGACGCTGCAACTCGTCAATGGCTTCATCGGCAGCGTCACGATACAGACCCAAGAACGTCATTCACTGATCAGCATCCCGGTGGATGGACTCCTGAAAGCGGATGGTGCTATTGGCCAGGTGATGGTCATCGACCAAGGGCAGGCCCGCCTCCGGGAAGTGAACATTCAGCAACTCCAGCAAAACCAACTCCTCCTACAGCAAGGGCTCACCGCTGGCGAGATGGTCATCACCGCCGGTGCCAGCTATATTGAGGAGGGTGATCGAGTGGAGGCTTTTTGA